The following are encoded in a window of Candidatus Neomarinimicrobiota bacterium genomic DNA:
- a CDS encoding redoxin domain-containing protein yields the protein MKTSIFLFTMMTFLFGKSADTLKVGDMAPDFTLLSEENKKITLKDYRGKWVIVYFFPKADTPG from the coding sequence ATGAAAACATCTATATTTCTCTTCACAATGATGACTTTTCTATTTGGCAAATCAGCAGATACATTGAAGGTTGGGGATATGGCGCCCGATTTTACACTCTTATCTGAAGAAAATAAAAAGATTACCCTAAAGGATTATCGCGGAAAATGGGTGATTGTTTATTTTTTCCCTAAAGCTGATACACCAGGATGA
- a CDS encoding peroxiredoxin, with protein MKEACGFRNAFSEYEKENITVFGISYDSPKALSAFKKKFNLPFTLLSDKGKKVSKAYGTKGRFWASRVTFVLDNKGRIEKIYKKMNVNTHAGEILDDILGKE; from the coding sequence ATCAAGGAAGCGTGCGGGTTCCGCAACGCATTCAGTGAGTATGAAAAAGAAAATATTACCGTATTCGGTATCAGTTATGATTCACCCAAAGCATTGTCGGCATTCAAGAAAAAGTTCAATTTGCCCTTTACTTTATTGTCCGATAAGGGAAAAAAAGTTTCTAAAGCATACGGTACGAAAGGCAGATTTTGGGCTAGCCGTGTGACCTTTGTATTAGATAATAAAGGCCGTATCGAAAAAATTTATAAGAAAATGAACGTCAACACACACGCGGGGGAAATACTTGACGACATCTTGGGTAAAGAATAG
- a CDS encoding DUF1501 domain-containing protein translates to MNKYLEAYIRKVEFETRRHFLKQCSTGLGAMALGSLAGCNQKVVGGLDKLARMGNPLLAKPSMFAPKAKRVIYLHMAGAPSQLELFDYKPALQELDGQDCPQSLLEGKRFAFIEGTPKMLGPLYPFKQYGDSGAWVSDRLPHFSTIVDDVSFLKAMHTNEFNHAPAQLLMQTGFPRLGRPSMGSWVTYGLGSENENLPGFIVLVSGGKNPSAGKSIWGSGFLPSIYQGVECRSQGDPVMYLSDPKNLTRGLKEKIVKGINKLNEKHYNEVGDPETLTRISQYEMAFKMQMSVPEAMDIYKEPEYVHQMYGSEPGGSSFANNCVLARRLAERGCRFIQLYHWGWDGHGASANEALDLGFKDRCREVDKAMTALIIDLKQRGMLEETLVVWGGEFGRTPMRENRGGKEMVYKGRDHLLEAFTIWMAGGGVKQGISYGETDDIGYYGVEGRTHVHDLQATILHLLGLDHEELTYNFQGRPYRLTDVSGHVISDILA, encoded by the coding sequence ATGAATAAATACCTAGAGGCATATATTCGAAAAGTAGAATTTGAAACACGTCGGCATTTTTTAAAACAATGTTCTACGGGGCTGGGTGCGATGGCTTTGGGATCCTTGGCAGGGTGTAATCAAAAAGTTGTTGGGGGATTGGATAAACTAGCAAGAATGGGAAATCCTCTTTTGGCAAAGCCGTCAATGTTCGCTCCAAAAGCAAAACGGGTTATTTATTTGCATATGGCTGGGGCGCCATCTCAACTTGAATTATTTGACTATAAACCGGCGTTGCAAGAGTTAGATGGTCAGGATTGTCCCCAATCCTTATTGGAAGGTAAACGATTCGCATTTATTGAAGGAACACCAAAAATGTTGGGTCCTCTTTATCCCTTTAAACAATATGGAGATTCCGGTGCTTGGGTTTCTGATCGCCTTCCCCATTTTTCCACAATCGTTGATGATGTATCCTTTTTAAAGGCTATGCATACAAATGAGTTTAACCATGCGCCTGCCCAGCTTTTAATGCAAACGGGCTTCCCTCGCCTAGGAAGACCCAGTATGGGATCATGGGTGACTTATGGTCTCGGATCTGAAAATGAAAATCTGCCTGGGTTTATTGTACTTGTCTCTGGCGGGAAAAATCCCAGTGCGGGTAAAAGTATTTGGGGGAGCGGATTTTTACCTTCTATTTATCAAGGTGTTGAATGTAGGAGCCAAGGTGATCCTGTGATGTATCTTTCCGACCCGAAAAATCTGACTCGTGGATTGAAAGAAAAAATTGTAAAAGGAATTAATAAACTGAATGAAAAACACTATAATGAAGTTGGAGACCCTGAAACCTTAACGCGGATTTCACAATATGAAATGGCTTTTAAAATGCAGATGTCTGTGCCGGAAGCAATGGACATTTATAAGGAACCAGAATATGTACATCAAATGTATGGGTCAGAACCGGGAGGATCTTCTTTCGCCAATAACTGTGTTTTGGCCCGCAGGTTGGCCGAACGCGGCTGCCGGTTTATTCAACTATATCACTGGGGTTGGGATGGTCACGGTGCATCGGCGAATGAAGCGTTAGACTTGGGTTTCAAGGATCGTTGCAGGGAAGTTGATAAAGCTATGACGGCCCTTATTATAGATCTGAAACAGAGAGGTATGCTGGAAGAGACACTAGTTGTATGGGGTGGTGAATTTGGTCGAACCCCCATGCGGGAGAATCGCGGTGGCAAAGAAATGGTATATAAGGGGCGGGATCATTTGCTGGAAGCTTTTACAATTTGGATGGCAGGCGGCGGCGTGAAGCAGGGAATCTCTTACGGAGAAACAGATGATATTGGTTACTATGGCGTGGAGGGGAGAACACACGTTCATGACTTACAGGCGACCATTCTACATCTCTTGGGACTTGACCACGAAGAATTGACTTACAATTTCCAGGGACGGCCTTACCGATTGACGGATGTATCCGGTCATGTAATTAGTGATATTTTGGCTTAG